In the genome of Colwellia sp. PAMC 21821, the window GAAATCTCATTCATACGCACATCTAGCTCATGCCAATTTAGCGACTCACCCGTTACAGGATCAAATATAATGGCATAATTGTCATCGCATATAATTCTCAACATGGCTTTTTCAGGGACAAAAACAATGTCAGTTTTACAATCACAGGCATTCGCTACATAAGCAATAAGCACCGCTTTCAAGATCGGTGAGATCAGTTTATGTGCTAACGCAGTTGATGTCTGATGTGAAATTACAGGCCAATTTTGTTGCTGATTATCAATAAAAAGTTGATCAACAAACAAGGCATTTATCAATACCTCTGCACGCTCAATTGGGTCTTCTATTTCATCAGTTTCAGCTTGGCAATAAGCCACCAGTTCATCCAATTCACTTTGAACAGCCGTTTTTTTGCCAAAAATAAACTCTTCGACTAATAAAAAAGTTTGTAGTAATTCATTTTTTTCAGATTTAATCTCTGATAACAACAATTCGTTCATGCATACTCTATTAATTTTTAATACTTAATTTTAACGGCTTATAAGCCAGCTAAAAATACGGTTTCCTTGCTTATGGCGATACGCACAATCAGCATTATCCAACCTATAGCACCCAAAAAGCCAATAATTTGCATGGTACGATTTCGCGCTAATTTAAGGGTGTAGTAACCGGTAAAAATATAAGCAAATACGGCTAATATTTTTTCGGCTAACCATAATTGTTCACCTGGATTTATCGACAGTTTAATCGCTAAAGCAATACCAAGACCCAGCAGTAAGGTATCGATAATATGTGGGGCAATTTTCAGCCATTTCAATGACAATTTATTTGAATTAGCTAATGTTAAAGCAAAACGAAAGGTAAACAGTAAGATACTGATCACGGCAACGGTCATATGTAAATGTTTAAGCATGATGAACTCCTTTAAGTTTATTGTTTTTGTTATTTAATCAAATTGTTATTTATACTGAGTAACAAGCCCAAGTAATTCGGTCGTTGTTACTATAATCTTTTATTGTTTCAATTTCGCTGTAAGCTAAATTCGTTAAAATTTCTTGTACAGCAATACGTTGTTCAAAGCCGTGTTCAATATATAAAAATCCACCAGGCTTTAAGAAGTTTAATGCTTGGCTAGCAATAATTTTAATGTCAGCTAAGCCGTTATCCGCTGCAACTAGTGCGGTTTTCGGCTCATACATAACATCACCTTCATTAAGATGATAGTCATGCTCATCGATATACGGTGGATTACTGACAATAATATCAAAGCGCTTCTCACGAGAAACCTCATTAAACCAATCACTTTGATAAATATTCACCTTTGATAGATGTAAATTATTGGCGTTGCTAATGGCAAGCGCTACGGCATCATGACTAAAATCAACCGCCTCTATTGTCCACTGAGGTCGCTCCGACGCTAAAGCTAACGCGATGGCACCGGTACCTGTGCCTAAATCTAAACAGTTTAAGCTTGCGAAATCGTGATGAGACAATACAAGTTCAACCAGCACTTCGGTATCTGGACGAGGTATTAAGGTGGCGGGAGACACTTGTAATGGTAATGACCAAAACTCGCGCAGTTTAACAATATAGGCGATGGGTTCGCCCTGAAATCTGCGCGACAATAACTCAGCAAATTGCGTAGTTTGCTCTAGTGACAACTTATGCTCAGGCCACGTTAATAAAAAACTCGGTGATTTATCAATTACAAAGCAAATTAATAGCTCAGTATCTAATTTAGCACTGTCAGAATGAGGCAACAAAAGTTGCTCGCCAAAAGTAATTAATTTAGCCATGGTCATCGATGATAAATGCTCAACCGATAACCCTTGCCCATGTTCTGATTCAATCACTAATGCTGCTCTGAAAGCTCTGCCAATAAGTCAGCCTGGCTTTCTTGCATAATTGGCTCAAGTATCAAGTGTAAATTACCTTCCATGATCTCGTTTAAACGATAAAGTGTTAGGTTGATACGATGATCACTCATACGCCCTTGCGGGAAGTTATACGTACGAATTCGTTCAGAGCGATCGCCACTCGCCACTAAGTTACGACGAGAAGACTCTTCGGCACTACGGCGTTTTTCATCTTCCGCTTGCTGTAAGCGCGCTTGTAAAACTGACATAGCTTGCGCACGGTTTTTATGCTGCGAGCGTTGGTCTTGACATTCAACTACCACACCACTTGGAATATGGGTAATACGAATAGCTGAATCGGTTTTATTAACGTGTTGTCCACCTGCTCCTGACGCACGGAAGGTATCTACTTTCAAATCAGCTTTATTGATTTCAATCGCTTGTGACTCTGGAATTTCAGGCATCACAACAACAGTACAAGCAGACGTATGCACACGACCTTGTGATTCTGTTTCTGGTACACGTTGTACTCGGTGACCACCAGATTCATACTTCATTTGACCGTAAACGCCAACACCATTAACCTTAACTACAATTTCTTTAAAGCCGCCTTGCTCGCTTATGTTGGAGTTCATTAGTTCGATTTTCCAACCTTGCTTTTCAGCATAGCGACTGTACATACGGAATAAGTCACCAGCGAAAATAGCGGCTTCATCGCCACCTGCGCCTGCGCGAATTTCAACAAAGCAATTATTATCGTCTTTAGGGTCACGAGGTAATAACAACACTTGCAGCTCGCCAGTCATTTCTTCTACCGCTTTCTTAGCCGATTTAAACTCTTCTTGCGCCATTTCACGCATATCAGGGTCTTCATCTTTGAGCATTTCTTCTGCCGTAGCAAAATCATTTTCCGCTTCTTGATAAGCATGAAAAGCAGATGTGACCACTTCTAATTGTGAGAATTCTTTTGATAAAGCTTGGAATTTTTCTTGATTGGAAATAGTTTCAGGATCAGACAATAACGCTTGAACTTCTTCAAAGCGTTCGACAAGTATCTCAAGTTTTTGGTAAACAGATTTATTCATTAAATGATCTTATATAGTCAATAATTGATGAATTACCCGCGCATTATATTCCACTAAGCGGGTAATTTATACTAAATAGGGTTGCAATCGAGCAATATAAAGAGCTTAGCTATGAGATACAACGGGTGTGGGGTTAGCGACAGTTAATTTATTCATAGCTTATTTACGCAATTGAATAAATTAAAGGCTACTTTTTATCTTCTATGTTGAAAATGTCTCGCAAGTACACAAGCCTATCTAGTTCTCCACCTTGCGCGGCAGACTGTATTGCACTTGTCGGCGCATGCATAAATTTATTGGTTAACTTAGTAGCAAGTTCGGCAATTACCGCTTCAGGGTTTTTATCGGCGGCTAATTGTTGCATGGCTTTTTCGAGCAATTGATCACGGTTATCTAAACACTGTTTACGATATGAAATCACCGTATCTTGAGTGTTTAATCCCCGCAACCATGACATAAAACTAGAGGATTGTTCCGTAACAATACCTTCAGCCATAACCGCTTCTTTACGACGATTATCTAAGTTTTTTGTAATAATATTTTGCAAGTCATCAACGGTGTAAAGAAATACGTCCTCAAGATCTGATACTTGCTCTTCAATATCACGAGGCACAGCTAAATCAACCATAAACATTGGACGGTGCTTTCTTTTCGTTAAGGCTTTTTCTACCATGCCTTTACCAATAATGGGTAAAGTGCTGGCTGTTGAACTGATCACTATATCGGCACTGGCCATCATTTCTGGAATTTGCGCCAGTGTAATAACATCGGCACCAAATTGTTTCGCCATGTTTTCAGCGCGACTTAACGTTCGGTTAGCTACCGTAATATGACCAACATTATTTTCGTATAAATGCTTAGCCACTAACTCAATGGTTTCTCCAGCCCCGACAAGCAAAACGCGGGTTTTGTCTAAACTAGCAAATATATGTTTTGCTAAATTAACGGCGGCAAAAGCAACAGACACAGCACTTGCGCCAATTTCGGTGTCAGTTCTAACTTGTTTAGCCACACCAAAAGTACGTTGAAAAAGGCGGTCCATAACTAACGCCATCGAGCCTGCAGCTTTGGCTTGTTTGTAGGCTTGTTTCATTTGCCCCAATATTTGCGGCTCACCAAGTACTAAAGAATCTAAACCACAAGCAACACGCATCATGTGGTTCACAGCCTGTTGGTCTTGATGCCAATATAAACTTGGGGTTATGGTAGACGCTGGTACATTATGATGCTGTTCTAACCAACGCACTAAACGTTCTTGCGTCAGGGTTACATCACCATCTTGCACTATGTACAACTCGGTTCGATTACAGGTAGATAAAATCGCGGCTTCTTTGCAGTCTACTGAAAGGATCAGTTCCTGCAAAGCCGAGCTCAAGTTATCAGGGTTAAATGATATTTTTTCCCTAACAGCAACCGGAGCGGTTTTATGATTGATACCTACTGCAACTATCGACATATGAATATATTGAGTCCAAAAAATTTAATGGCCGGCAAAGTCTGCGGCGAATGATTAATCATCTTACGGCTTATATTATACGCATTTGGTGGTTATATTGCGGCTTAATTAACAGCTTAAATGACTAATTGATCTTATTATCTGCTAGATATTGAAAAAAACCTATGATCTGCGACGAAAAATCGCGATAATTTTACGTAAAATATCTTTCAATTGAAAGCATGTAAGCTATATGTTTTTATTATTTGTTATAGCTTCACTTGATTGGGCTAGCTTTTTCATTTCAACCACTACAGGAATGCTATGTATAGTAAACAGTATAGTAAACGACTCATTACACTATTTTTTGTTGGTATATTAAGTGCTTGTAGTAGCATCAACGACATTCCAGTCGATAAAAATCAAGTAAACCAAGATATCAATAGCCGTAATAAACAAGTATCAAAACTCAATAGCTGGACCATAGCCGGAAAGATAGCCTTCATAAATAGTCAAAAACGCCAAAGTGCTACGCTGCATTGGCAGAAAAATGCTGCAGATAAAACCGAGTCGTTAAATTTATCGACGTTATTTGGCATTAAAGTATTAGAGCTTAATCAACTGCAAGATAATTTCACATTGGAAGTTGGCGGCAATCATTATAATACGCAGGACTTAGACCGTTTAATCTATGAACTTACAGGCTTAAACCTACCCACTCGAGCCATGAATCATTGGCTAAAAGGCTTAGCATTTTTACCAGAAGACAAGGTGGTTTATCATGCAAAAACATTGCTTCCAGAGTCTTTAACGAGTCGTTATAACAATGAAAACTGGCTGATAAAATACACTAAATATCATCACATTGGACCATATCAATTGGCTAAACAGCTAACGATTACGCAAGGCGATTTAAGTATAAAAATTGTCATACATTCATGGGTAGTTTAACGAGATGACCTTGAATAACAAAACCTTCATTACATTTCCTTCACCGGCGAAACTTAACTTGTTTTTGCATATTGTCGGCCGAATGGACAGCGGTTATCACCAACTAGAAACCGTTTTCCAGTTTCTTGATTATCACGATACTCTTGCATTTAATGTCACGGTTGATAAAAAAATAACGCTACTGACACCAATCCCTGGCGTTGACAATGACGATAATTTAATCGTAAAAGCCGCTAAGTTATTACAAAGCTATACCAACTGTACTCAAGGTGTAGACATTAAACTAGACAAGCGATTACCTATGGGGGGTGGCTTAGGTGGAGGTTCATCAAATGCAGCGACCGTGCTGCTAGCGCTTAATGCGCTCTGGCGAACTAAGCTCGATACTGCCCAACTGGCTGACCTAGGTTTAAAATTGGGTGCTGACGTGCCAATATTTATTCATGGCTTTGCCGCATTTGCCCAAGGAATTGGCGAGCAGCTAACCCCGGCTTCGCCAAAAACTTATTGGTACTTAGTTTCTAAACCTAATTGCAGTATTTCTACACAAAGTGTTTTTACGGCAGCAGATTTAACGCGAGATACGCCATCTATACGCTACAGCGATGAAAATATCGATAATTATCACAATGATTGTCAATCTTGGGTAATAAAACACTACCCCGAGGTTGCCAAACTACTGGCTTGGTTGATAGAATACGCGCCGTCCCAGATGACAGGAACTGGTGCGTGTATCTTTTCACGTTTTAGCTCTAAACATGACGCGTGCTACGTGCAATCTTTACTACCTACAGGTATAGAATCATTCGTAGCCGAAGGACTAAATCAATCGCCCTTACATGCTGCAATTGCGGCAGTAAACGACAATTAAGTTCGGATAAAATTAATATAAATGCCATTAAAACTGGCAAAAATAAAATAATTTGCTGATATTTAACTTACCGTTTTATTCAGTATCGTAATTTAAATGTCAAAAGTTTCTGAGGAACTGACAGTGCCTGACATGAAGATCTTTGCGGGTAACGCCACCCCTGAACTGGCCAAACAAATCGCTAATCGTCTATATATCACCTTAGGCGAAGCCAAGATTGGTAGTTTTAGTGATGGTGAAATTAGTGTTGAAATTACTGAAAACGTGCGTGGTGCGGATGTTTTTATAATTCAATCAACTTGTGCCCCTACCAACGATAACTTAATGGAACTAATCGTGATGATTGATGCGCTTCGTCGTGCATCAGCTGGACGTATTACTGCCGTTATGCCTTATTTTGGCTATGCTCGTCAAGACCGTCGCGTTCGTAGTGCTCGTGTACCAATCACGGCAAAAGTTGTGGCTGACTTCTTATCAAGTGTAGGCGTTGACCGTGTATTAACGGTTGATTTACACGCAGAACAAATCCAAGGCTTTTTTGATGTACCAGTGGATAACGTTTTTGGTACACCAATTTTATTAGAAGACATGCTGGCTCGTAACATTGAAAACCCAGTAGTAGTTTCTCCTGATATTGGTGGTGTTGTTCGTGCTCGTGCGGTGGCTAAATTATTAGATGATGCAGATCTTGCCATTATTGATAAACGTCGCCCTAAAGCTAACGTTGCACAAGTTATGCATATCATTGGTGATGTTAAGGGCCGTGATTGCTTCATCGTAGATGACATGATCGACACTGGCGGAACACTTGCAAAAGCAGCAGAAGCATTAAAAGAACACGGTGCTAAACGCGTATTTGCTTATGCAACTCACCCAGTACTTTCTGGTAATGCGGCTGAAAATTTAAGAAATTCAGTTATTGATGAAGTTGTTGTAACTGATTCAATTCCATTATCAGATGAAATTAAAGCGCTAGGTAATGTTCGTCAACTGACCTTAAGTGGTATGTTGTCTGAAGCCATTCGTCGTGTATGTAACGAAGAGTCTATCTCTGCAATGTTTGATGCGTAAGCGTTAAGCGAAAAATGTATTGATAAAAAAAGCACCTTTGGGTGCTTTTTTTTATACTTGTTAATTCCTATTCCAGTAATCAGTAGTTTAATTTACATCCAACACTTGAAGTAAAATTTAAAGATAAGTAATGGATCTCGCCCCGCTTGGGTGTTATCATGCTGCGCCTTTTTTAGCGAATTATGCTGAGTAAGTTACTTAGTTGACTGCTTAGTAAATATAAAGTTGAAAAAGGAACAGGTTGCTTTTGGTCGCAAAAAGTAACAACTTTTAATTTTTTATATAATGGATATTACCATGACAGATTTATTTACATTGGATGCTGAAGTACGTACAGATTTAGGGAAAGGTGCGAGCCGCCGCCTACGTCACGCGAACAAAGTTCCAGCAATTATATACGGTGAAGGCAAAGAGCCTGTTTCTTTAACGTTAGAGCACAAAAATGTTTTCCGTGCACAACAAGAAGAAGCATTTTACTCTCACGTTTTAACGATCAACGTTGACGGCAAGCCAGTTGAGTGTCTTTTAAAAGACATGCAACGTCACCCGTTCAAGCAAGTTGTAATGCATTTAGATTTTTTACGTATTAACGCTAAAAATGCTGTACAAGTTAATGCTCCAATTCATTTCCTTAATGAAGAAGAAGCAGAGAAACTTGGTGGCACTATGGCTCACCATATGAATGAAATTGCAATTACATGTTTACCTGCTGACATTCCTGAGTACATCGAAATTGATGTTGCTCACTTAGAACTTGGTCAAACGCTACATTTATCAGATATCACTTTACCTAAAGGCGTTACTTCTGACGAACTAGCTAAAGGCGAAGATCATGACCAAGCAGTTGTTACATTAAACGCTGCTAAAGTTGTAGTTGAAGATGAAGACGAAGACGCACCTGAAGCACCTGCAGAAGCTCCAGCTGAGTAATCGTTAACATTATTCACAATGAATAAGCTTAAAGGGAAATGTTTTACGACATGCCCTTTAAGCTTTTTAGTTTTAAATGTACTTGTTTTAAATGTATTTGAGCTTATAAACATAAGTTTCAACAACAAGAGAAAACTATTAGATGGCGATTCAGTTAGTAGTCGGCTTAGGAAATCCAGGTTCCGAATACAGTAAAACCCGTCATAATGCTGGTGATTGGTTCGTTCAAGAACTTGCTTCACGTTATAACATTTCACTAAAGCCAGAAAAAAAATATTCAGGTCTATATGGTAAAGGATTGATTGCTGGGCAATTAGTTCATCTTCTAATACCTACCACTTTTATGAATCGTAGTGGACAGGCCGTGGCACCATTAGCCAACTTTTTTCGTATTCCCGTTGAAGATATACTCGTTGCTCACGATGAGTTAGATATGTTACCCGGCGTTTGTAAAATCAAACAAGGTGGCGGTCACGGTGGCCACAATGGCTTGCGCGATATTATTTCGAGCATGGCTAATAACAGAGAATTTTATCGGTTACGCATTGGCATTGATCATCCAGGTCATCGCGATCGCGTTACTGGGCATGTGCTTGGAAAAGCGCCTGCAAACGAACAAAACTTAATTGACCAAGCGATAGACGAAGCTGCACGCTGTTTTGAAATTTGGCAAACAGACGATATTAAAAAAGCTCAAAATCGTCTACATTCTTTTAAAGCGCAATAATGACTATTGCGACAACATTATAGGTAAACATCATGGGATTTAAATGTGGTATTGTTGGCTTGCCCAACGTAGGTAAATCAACACTTTTCAATGCGTTAACTAAAGCGGGCATTGAAGCTGCGAACTTTCCCTTTTGTACAATTGAGCCGAATACAGGCGTTGTTCCTGTACCCGACCCACGCTTAGATGCCTTAGCAAGTATAGTAAAGCCAGAACGAGTTCTTGCAACGACTATGGAATTTGTTGATATTGCCGGTTTAGTGGCTGGTGCTTCAAAAGGTGAAGGTTTAGGTAATAAGTTTTTAGCTAATATTCGTGAAACTGATGCTATTGGCCACGTAGTGCGTTGTTTTGAAAACGACAATATTATTCATGTTGCTAATAAAGTTAGTCCTATTGATGATATAGAAGTCATCAATACTGAATTAGCTTTATCAGACATGGATACAGCAGAGCGTGCTATTTTTCGTCTAGCCAAGAAAGCTAAAGGCGGAGATCAAGAAGCTAAGTTTGAAATGCCCGTGCTACAAAAAATATTAAAACATGTCGAAGAAGGTGAAATGGTGCGTTCTTTAGAGCTGACTAAAGAAGAAAAAGCTGCCGTTGCCTACTTAAACTTTTTAACCATTAAGCCAACCATGTACATTGCCAATGTTAATGATGATGGTTTTGAAAATAACCCTTACCTTGACCAAGTTCAAGAGATCGCGGACAAAGAAGGTGCAATCGTTGTTGCTGTTTGTGCTGAAATCGAAAGTGAATTATCTGAAATGGACGATGAAGACCGTGTTGAATTTATGGCTGAGATGGGATTAGAAGAACCTGGTCTAAACCGTGTTATCAATGCGGGTTACTCATTACTGCACTTACAAACCTATTTTACCGCAGGTGTAAAAGAAGTTAGAGCTTGGACTGTAAAACAAAATGCTACCGCGCCACAAGCAGCCGGTGTTATCCATACTGACTTTGAAAAAGGCTTTATCCGTGCAGAGGTTGTAGCCTATGATGACTTTATCGAGTTCAACGGTGAGTCTGGTGCAAAAGAAGCGGGTAAATGGCGTTTAGAAGGCAAAGAGTATCGTGTTAAAGATGGTGACGTAGTTCATTTTAGATTTAATGTTTAACACTTGATAAGTAGGCAAGTTGCTATATTCGCAACTTGCCTTAAAAAAGAGAAAACCCTCTATTCCTGCTTTTCTCTTTCCTTTATCTCCCCGTAAAAATATTAAAATGGTTCATCAGGAGATAAAAAATACGTGATAAAAAATAAAATCAGCGGTTTTGCTGCTTCTCAGTTTTAAAGTCGCTATCCTTCCTTTCTCATTCATTTTGATAACAACTAATAACGCCACTCAGTATTTAGCATTAAACCTGTTTAAACCTCAGTCTAATGACTTATTTAGATGTTAGGTATTAGCTAAAAGTCATTGCGATGACCTTTACTATATTTAAATAAGCACATGATTTAACGCTTTCAATCATTTACCCAAAAAACTGGCAAAGTTTAACTTTACAGATAAACTTTCTAAGCAACAGAATAATTATTATAGGAATTATATGAAAACTATCTTTATAGCATCTTTAGTACTCGCCATAGCATTTTCTTACACACCACAAAGTTTAGCCTTTGATGACAGCATGTCATTGCGTATCTGTGAATATGTCTCGATAAACGACAAAAAACGTTTACGTAAATATTTAAAATTAAATAATCTTAAAATAAGATCGATTTTTGATAACGTTCAATGTAATGGTGAAAATTTACTCGAGTTTGCTGCTACCTCAAATGCGTTAGATGTTGGTGAATACTTAATAGGTAAGTTACCCGTCAAAACAGTGAGTGATAATTTGGCCGTGGTAAAGAAAAATTCAGCACACCTCGCAAAAGTAGCAAACGAGCGTATAAAATAAAGTTCGCTAATTTAAATAAACAAACTTGTCAGTGATATTTACAAATATGTTTGTCTTTGACTGTTAGTTTTGCACATATATCCGACAAATTGCACATTGAATAGCCAAACAAGCAAAAAGTCTTATTTAATTGATAAAAAACGGTTGACGTATCGCAATCAGATTTGCATAATACGCGCCACTTGCTGAGAGGCAAGATGGAACGGCTACATAGCTCAGCTGGTTAGAGCACATCACTCATAATGATGGGGTCCCAGGTTCAAATCCCGGTGTAGCCACCATTTTTACTCTTAGTAGTAAATAGAAGAAATGCGGGTTTGGCGGAATTGGTAGACGCGCTGGATTTAGGTTCCAGTATCGAAAGATGTGAGAGTTCAAGTCTCTTGACCCGTACCATTCTACTAACATTCATCATCATGATATTTGTTAGAAAGTAAGTAACATTGTTGGGGTATAGCCAAGCGGTAAGGCAGCGGGTTTTGATCCCGTCATTCTGAGGTTCAAATCCTCATACCCCAGCCACTTTCTTTTACTCTCTGTATTATTCGAAAGTCCATCAATGTTACAAACTTAATTAAATAGAAGTATTCTGTTGGGGTATAGCCAAGCGGTAAGGCAGCGGGTTTTGATCCCGTCATTCTGAGGTTCAAATCCTCATACCCCAGCCACTTTCTTTTATTTATGTTCTATAGTTAATGTAGTAAATTTTTAAATAATCTTAGTTCATCAAGATTACTACCTGAAAATGCGGGAGTGGCGGAATTGGTAGACGCGCTGGATTTAGGTTCCAGTATCGCAAGATGTGAGAGTTCAAGTCTCTCCTTCCGCACCATTTTTTAATCTATTTCTCTTCTTTGTTATCTGCTTCACAAAACCCAAGCTATTTGTTCTTATATTTAATCTCATTTTCACAACCTGATATTTTCAACCTTTATTATCATTGAATCTAGTTGTTATACCAAATGTAATAAGTTATTGACCAATTTTAAGCGAGGATAAATTGTTCAAGAATACATGTTTATTGTTCCAGACTAAACATAAGTACCTGCATATATGGACCCACTCCGTTTGCAAGACATTTAATCGTTATGTAAGAGAAAATCATTGCTCTCATATATCCGGCCTG includes:
- a CDS encoding tetratricopeptide repeat protein, yielding MNELLLSEIKSEKNELLQTFLLVEEFIFGKKTAVQSELDELVAYCQAETDEIEDPIERAEVLINALFVDQLFIDNQQQNWPVISHQTSTALAHKLISPILKAVLIAYVANACDCKTDIVFVPEKAMLRIICDDNYAIIFDPVTGESLNWHELDVRMNEISGDPFEVTLDIMKQESLVLEHITSLKAAFIREQAYDDALKCVDMLLALNPNDPFERRDRGFLLHQLDCFKVAYDDYQYFVEQCPKDPAAQLLKLELDKISISDTILH
- a CDS encoding SirB2 family protein, which gives rise to MLKHLHMTVAVISILLFTFRFALTLANSNKLSLKWLKIAPHIIDTLLLGLGIALAIKLSINPGEQLWLAEKILAVFAYIFTGYYTLKLARNRTMQIIGFLGAIGWIMLIVRIAISKETVFLAGL
- the prmC gene encoding peptide chain release factor N(5)-glutamine methyltransferase, with the translated sequence MTMAKLITFGEQLLLPHSDSAKLDTELLICFVIDKSPSFLLTWPEHKLSLEQTTQFAELLSRRFQGEPIAYIVKLREFWSLPLQVSPATLIPRPDTEVLVELVLSHHDFASLNCLDLGTGTGAIALALASERPQWTIEAVDFSHDAVALAISNANNLHLSKVNIYQSDWFNEVSREKRFDIIVSNPPYIDEHDYHLNEGDVMYEPKTALVAADNGLADIKIIASQALNFLKPGGFLYIEHGFEQRIAVQEILTNLAYSEIETIKDYSNNDRITWACYSV
- the prfA gene encoding peptide chain release factor 1 — encoded protein: MNKSVYQKLEILVERFEEVQALLSDPETISNQEKFQALSKEFSQLEVVTSAFHAYQEAENDFATAEEMLKDEDPDMREMAQEEFKSAKKAVEEMTGELQVLLLPRDPKDDNNCFVEIRAGAGGDEAAIFAGDLFRMYSRYAEKQGWKIELMNSNISEQGGFKEIVVKVNGVGVYGQMKYESGGHRVQRVPETESQGRVHTSACTVVVMPEIPESQAIEINKADLKVDTFRASGAGGQHVNKTDSAIRITHIPSGVVVECQDQRSQHKNRAQAMSVLQARLQQAEDEKRRSAEESSRRNLVASGDRSERIRTYNFPQGRMSDHRINLTLYRLNEIMEGNLHLILEPIMQESQADLLAELSEQH
- the hemA gene encoding glutamyl-tRNA reductase, which encodes MSIVAVGINHKTAPVAVREKISFNPDNLSSALQELILSVDCKEAAILSTCNRTELYIVQDGDVTLTQERLVRWLEQHHNVPASTITPSLYWHQDQQAVNHMMRVACGLDSLVLGEPQILGQMKQAYKQAKAAGSMALVMDRLFQRTFGVAKQVRTDTEIGASAVSVAFAAVNLAKHIFASLDKTRVLLVGAGETIELVAKHLYENNVGHITVANRTLSRAENMAKQFGADVITLAQIPEMMASADIVISSTASTLPIIGKGMVEKALTKRKHRPMFMVDLAVPRDIEEQVSDLEDVFLYTVDDLQNIITKNLDNRRKEAVMAEGIVTEQSSSFMSWLRGLNTQDTVISYRKQCLDNRDQLLEKAMQQLAADKNPEAVIAELATKLTNKFMHAPTSAIQSAAQGGELDRLVYLRDIFNIEDKK
- the lolB gene encoding lipoprotein insertase outer membrane protein LolB — encoded protein: MYSKQYSKRLITLFFVGILSACSSINDIPVDKNQVNQDINSRNKQVSKLNSWTIAGKIAFINSQKRQSATLHWQKNAADKTESLNLSTLFGIKVLELNQLQDNFTLEVGGNHYNTQDLDRLIYELTGLNLPTRAMNHWLKGLAFLPEDKVVYHAKTLLPESLTSRYNNENWLIKYTKYHHIGPYQLAKQLTITQGDLSIKIVIHSWVV
- the ispE gene encoding 4-(cytidine 5'-diphospho)-2-C-methyl-D-erythritol kinase, whose amino-acid sequence is MTLNNKTFITFPSPAKLNLFLHIVGRMDSGYHQLETVFQFLDYHDTLAFNVTVDKKITLLTPIPGVDNDDNLIVKAAKLLQSYTNCTQGVDIKLDKRLPMGGGLGGGSSNAATVLLALNALWRTKLDTAQLADLGLKLGADVPIFIHGFAAFAQGIGEQLTPASPKTYWYLVSKPNCSISTQSVFTAADLTRDTPSIRYSDENIDNYHNDCQSWVIKHYPEVAKLLAWLIEYAPSQMTGTGACIFSRFSSKHDACYVQSLLPTGIESFVAEGLNQSPLHAAIAAVNDN
- a CDS encoding ribose-phosphate pyrophosphokinase — its product is MPDMKIFAGNATPELAKQIANRLYITLGEAKIGSFSDGEISVEITENVRGADVFIIQSTCAPTNDNLMELIVMIDALRRASAGRITAVMPYFGYARQDRRVRSARVPITAKVVADFLSSVGVDRVLTVDLHAEQIQGFFDVPVDNVFGTPILLEDMLARNIENPVVVSPDIGGVVRARAVAKLLDDADLAIIDKRRPKANVAQVMHIIGDVKGRDCFIVDDMIDTGGTLAKAAEALKEHGAKRVFAYATHPVLSGNAAENLRNSVIDEVVVTDSIPLSDEIKALGNVRQLTLSGMLSEAIRRVCNEESISAMFDA
- a CDS encoding 50S ribosomal protein L25/general stress protein Ctc, which encodes MTDLFTLDAEVRTDLGKGASRRLRHANKVPAIIYGEGKEPVSLTLEHKNVFRAQQEEAFYSHVLTINVDGKPVECLLKDMQRHPFKQVVMHLDFLRINAKNAVQVNAPIHFLNEEEAEKLGGTMAHHMNEIAITCLPADIPEYIEIDVAHLELGQTLHLSDITLPKGVTSDELAKGEDHDQAVVTLNAAKVVVEDEDEDAPEAPAEAPAE
- the pth gene encoding aminoacyl-tRNA hydrolase, whose protein sequence is MAIQLVVGLGNPGSEYSKTRHNAGDWFVQELASRYNISLKPEKKYSGLYGKGLIAGQLVHLLIPTTFMNRSGQAVAPLANFFRIPVEDILVAHDELDMLPGVCKIKQGGGHGGHNGLRDIISSMANNREFYRLRIGIDHPGHRDRVTGHVLGKAPANEQNLIDQAIDEAARCFEIWQTDDIKKAQNRLHSFKAQ
- the ychF gene encoding redox-regulated ATPase YchF encodes the protein MGFKCGIVGLPNVGKSTLFNALTKAGIEAANFPFCTIEPNTGVVPVPDPRLDALASIVKPERVLATTMEFVDIAGLVAGASKGEGLGNKFLANIRETDAIGHVVRCFENDNIIHVANKVSPIDDIEVINTELALSDMDTAERAIFRLAKKAKGGDQEAKFEMPVLQKILKHVEEGEMVRSLELTKEEKAAVAYLNFLTIKPTMYIANVNDDGFENNPYLDQVQEIADKEGAIVVAVCAEIESELSEMDDEDRVEFMAEMGLEEPGLNRVINAGYSLLHLQTYFTAGVKEVRAWTVKQNATAPQAAGVIHTDFEKGFIRAEVVAYDDFIEFNGESGAKEAGKWRLEGKEYRVKDGDVVHFRFNV
- a CDS encoding DUF3718 domain-containing protein, coding for MKTIFIASLVLAIAFSYTPQSLAFDDSMSLRICEYVSINDKKRLRKYLKLNNLKIRSIFDNVQCNGENLLEFAATSNALDVGEYLIGKLPVKTVSDNLAVVKKNSAHLAKVANERIK